The Caulobacter sp. FWC26 genome contains a region encoding:
- a CDS encoding efflux RND transporter permease subunit, translated as MTQTHNIDEHPTGQLRVSAWAIRNPIPVAVMFIALLIAGVGTYLGLPIKQFPNVEFPAVTVTVTQSGAAPGEMETQVTRPIEDAVASISNVKTIRSSVVQGASTTTIEFNLGEDLQKVTDEVRSKVDQTRAVLPREVDEPIVQRLEITSAPIITYAVSAPGMSTTDLSWFIDDTVTRALQGEKGVAQVARVGGVDREINVILDPDRMASFGVTAPQLNQALASFSVDAPGGRANVGGREQTLRVLGAATTIEQLRQITIPIGGGRYVKLTDVAQVGQGSEEERGFARLDGRPVVAFQVMKTRDSSDVAVEDRVKAAVDRLAEKTPGVTFVKIFSTVDETRASFKATEHTLLEGMLLASLVVFLFLREWRATLITAIAMPVSLVPTFAFMAFMGFSLNVVTLLALTLVIGILVDDAVVEIENIEKRVARGQRPYQAAVEGADAIGLAVVATTFTIVAVFVPVSFMPGMPGQFFKEFGLTVAVAVLFSLVVARLLTPLLAAYFLKPAKAPQPRKPFKGFYRTVLDWSLDHRILACVIGGVIFVGSIMLAGLLPTAFQPAANNNYYYLKVQGPPGATVADMDRTVQAVTTMFRKRPEVTNVFAQVGSNIGSGWGGQSSADIRDATITIVLKGDRDLSVTEIKQEVRAGLRDIPDARVNLLGDWGSSEVQTILVSEDGPLLERTAAKIEREMQGLSTVADPRPSSPPSGPEILIRPKADEAARLGVSSADIAAIARVATVGDIDANVAKMTQGERRIPIRVRLPAESRQDLDALGALRVPTANGGSTRLDTVADLSFQAGPAKIDRFARQRQVTIEADLNNGAQLGEAMSDVGNLPTMKNLPPGVGPASAGDQEAFVELFSGFAIALLSAVGLVFGVLVLLFRSFFKPITILSALPLAIGGAFFALLVMGQSLSMPSLIGFLMLMGLAAKNSILLVEYAIEQERAGMSQREAILDACHERARPIVMTTLAMMAGMLPTALGIGTGAEFRQPMAVAVIGGLITSTVLSLVLVPVVYEIVDDFEMWLKPKLGRVITPREAPKGASTP; from the coding sequence ATGACCCAGACCCACAACATCGACGAACATCCGACCGGACAGTTGCGAGTCTCGGCCTGGGCGATCCGTAACCCGATCCCCGTCGCGGTGATGTTCATCGCCCTGCTGATCGCCGGCGTCGGGACCTATCTGGGCCTGCCGATCAAGCAGTTCCCGAACGTCGAATTCCCCGCCGTCACCGTGACTGTGACCCAGAGCGGCGCCGCGCCTGGCGAGATGGAAACCCAGGTCACACGTCCCATAGAGGACGCGGTCGCCAGCATCTCCAACGTCAAGACCATCCGCTCCTCGGTGGTCCAAGGCGCCTCGACCACCACGATAGAGTTCAACCTCGGCGAGGACCTGCAGAAGGTCACCGACGAGGTGCGCTCCAAGGTGGACCAGACTCGCGCCGTCCTGCCGCGCGAGGTCGACGAACCGATCGTCCAGCGCCTGGAGATCACCAGCGCGCCGATCATCACCTATGCGGTGTCGGCGCCGGGCATGAGCACCACGGACCTGTCGTGGTTCATCGACGACACCGTCACCCGCGCCCTTCAGGGTGAAAAGGGCGTGGCGCAGGTGGCGCGGGTGGGCGGCGTCGATCGCGAGATCAATGTCATCCTCGATCCCGATCGCATGGCTTCGTTCGGCGTCACCGCGCCTCAACTGAACCAGGCCCTCGCCAGTTTCAGCGTCGACGCCCCGGGCGGTCGGGCCAACGTCGGCGGGCGCGAACAGACCCTGCGTGTGCTGGGGGCGGCGACGACGATCGAGCAACTTCGTCAGATCACCATTCCCATCGGCGGCGGGCGCTATGTGAAGCTGACCGACGTGGCCCAGGTTGGTCAAGGCTCGGAAGAAGAACGTGGCTTCGCGCGCCTGGATGGTCGTCCCGTCGTCGCCTTCCAGGTGATGAAGACCCGTGACTCCAGCGATGTCGCCGTCGAGGATCGCGTGAAGGCCGCCGTAGACCGCCTGGCTGAAAAGACTCCGGGCGTCACGTTCGTGAAGATCTTCTCGACCGTCGACGAGACCCGCGCCAGCTTCAAGGCTACCGAGCATACGCTGCTGGAGGGCATGCTGCTGGCCTCGCTCGTGGTGTTCCTGTTCCTGCGGGAATGGCGCGCGACGTTGATCACCGCCATCGCCATGCCCGTGTCGCTGGTGCCCACCTTCGCCTTCATGGCGTTCATGGGCTTCTCGCTGAATGTCGTGACTCTTCTGGCCCTGACCCTAGTGATCGGGATTCTCGTGGACGACGCCGTGGTCGAGATCGAGAACATCGAAAAGCGGGTGGCGCGCGGACAGAGACCGTATCAAGCCGCCGTCGAAGGCGCGGACGCCATCGGCCTGGCGGTCGTGGCCACGACCTTCACGATCGTGGCGGTGTTCGTCCCGGTATCGTTCATGCCCGGCATGCCTGGCCAGTTCTTCAAGGAATTTGGCCTGACGGTCGCTGTGGCGGTGCTGTTCTCGCTGGTCGTCGCGCGCCTGCTCACGCCACTGCTGGCCGCCTACTTCCTCAAGCCAGCCAAGGCGCCCCAACCGCGCAAACCGTTCAAGGGCTTCTATCGCACTGTCCTGGACTGGTCGCTCGACCACCGGATTCTCGCCTGTGTCATCGGCGGCGTGATCTTTGTCGGCTCCATCATGCTGGCCGGTCTGCTACCGACCGCGTTCCAGCCGGCCGCCAACAACAACTATTACTACCTCAAGGTCCAAGGGCCGCCCGGCGCGACCGTCGCTGACATGGATCGCACCGTGCAGGCGGTGACCACGATGTTCCGCAAGCGCCCCGAGGTGACCAACGTCTTCGCCCAGGTCGGCTCGAACATCGGCAGCGGCTGGGGCGGTCAAAGCAGCGCCGACATCCGCGACGCCACGATCACCATCGTCCTGAAGGGCGACCGCGATCTGTCGGTCACGGAGATCAAACAAGAGGTTCGCGCCGGCCTGCGCGACATTCCCGACGCCCGCGTGAACCTCTTGGGCGACTGGGGCTCGTCAGAGGTCCAGACCATTCTGGTGTCCGAAGACGGCCCGCTGCTCGAGCGGACCGCGGCCAAGATCGAGCGGGAGATGCAGGGTCTGTCGACCGTGGCCGACCCGCGCCCCTCTTCACCGCCCAGCGGCCCGGAGATCCTGATCCGCCCCAAGGCTGACGAAGCCGCGCGCCTGGGCGTCAGTTCGGCCGATATCGCCGCCATCGCCCGCGTGGCCACGGTGGGCGACATCGACGCCAACGTCGCCAAGATGACTCAGGGCGAGCGTCGGATCCCGATCCGTGTCCGCCTTCCCGCCGAGAGCCGCCAGGACCTCGACGCCCTCGGCGCCTTGCGCGTGCCAACGGCGAACGGCGGCAGCACCCGGCTCGACACGGTCGCCGACCTGTCGTTCCAGGCCGGTCCGGCCAAGATCGACCGTTTCGCCCGCCAGCGACAGGTCACCATCGAGGCCGATCTTAACAACGGCGCCCAGTTGGGCGAGGCGATGTCCGACGTCGGCAATCTGCCCACCATGAAGAACCTGCCTCCAGGCGTCGGCCCCGCCTCCGCCGGCGACCAGGAAGCGTTCGTTGAGCTCTTCAGTGGCTTCGCGATCGCCCTGCTCTCGGCGGTCGGCCTGGTGTTCGGCGTGCTGGTGCTGCTGTTCCGCAGCTTTTTCAAGCCGATCACGATTTTGTCCGCCTTGCCGCTGGCCATTGGCGGCGCGTTCTTCGCCCTGCTGGTCATGGGCCAGTCGCTGTCGATGCCGTCGCTGATCGGCTTCCTGATGCTGATGGGCCTGGCCGCCAAGAACTCGATTCTGCTGGTCGAGTACGCCATCGAACAGGAGCGCGCGGGCATGAGCCAGCGCGAGGCCATCCTCGACGCCTGCCACGAACGGGCGCGTCCGATCGTGATGACCACCTTGGCGATGATGGCCGGCATGCTGCCGACCGCCTTGGGGATCGGCACCGGCGCCGAGTTCCGTCAGCCCATGGCGGTCGCGGTGATCGGCGGCCTGATCACCTCGACCGTACTGTCTCTGGTGCTGGTGCCTGTGGTCTACGAGATCGTCGACGACTTCGAAATGTGGCTGAAGCCGAAATTGGGTCGCGTGATCACGCCCCGCGAGGCGCCGAAGGGTGCATCGACGCCTTAG
- the tuf gene encoding elongation factor Tu produces the protein MAKEKFERTKPHCNIGTIGHVDHGKTTLTAAITMTLAKSGGATAKKYDEIDAAPEEKARGITINTAHVEYETANRHYAHVDCPGHADYVKNMITGAAQMDGAILVVSAADGPMPQTREHILLARQVGVPALVVFMNKVDMVDDEELLELVEMEVRELLSSYQFPGDDIPITKGSALAAVEGRDPQIGEEKILELMASVDAYIPQPERPVDMPFLMPVEDVFSISGRGTVVTGRVERGIVKVGEEVEIVGIRPVQKTTCTGVEMFRKLLDQGQAGDNVGVLLRGTKREDVERGQVLCKPGSITPHTKFVAEAYILTKEEGGRHTPFFTNYRPQFYFRTTDVTGIIKLREGVEMIMPGDNAELDVELITPIAMEEKLRFAIREGGRTVGAGVVAKIVE, from the coding sequence ATGGCCAAGGAAAAGTTCGAACGCACTAAGCCGCACTGCAACATCGGCACCATTGGTCACGTTGACCATGGCAAGACGACGCTGACCGCCGCGATCACGATGACGCTGGCGAAGTCGGGCGGTGCGACGGCGAAGAAGTACGACGAAATCGACGCGGCGCCGGAAGAAAAGGCCCGCGGCATCACGATCAACACCGCGCACGTGGAATATGAGACGGCCAACCGTCACTACGCCCACGTCGACTGCCCCGGCCACGCCGACTACGTGAAGAACATGATCACGGGCGCGGCGCAGATGGACGGCGCGATCCTGGTGGTTTCGGCCGCTGACGGCCCGATGCCGCAGACCCGCGAGCACATCCTGCTGGCCCGTCAGGTCGGCGTGCCGGCTCTGGTCGTGTTCATGAACAAGGTCGACATGGTCGACGACGAAGAGCTGCTGGAGCTCGTCGAAATGGAAGTGCGCGAGCTGCTGAGCAGCTACCAGTTCCCGGGCGACGACATTCCGATCACCAAGGGTTCGGCTCTGGCCGCCGTTGAAGGTCGTGATCCGCAAATCGGCGAAGAGAAGATCCTGGAGCTGATGGCTTCGGTCGACGCCTACATCCCGCAGCCGGAACGCCCCGTCGACATGCCGTTCCTGATGCCGGTCGAAGACGTGTTCTCGATCTCGGGCCGCGGCACCGTGGTGACCGGTCGCGTCGAGCGCGGCATCGTGAAGGTCGGTGAAGAAGTCGAAATCGTCGGCATCCGTCCGGTCCAGAAGACGACCTGCACGGGCGTCGAAATGTTCCGCAAGCTGCTGGACCAAGGTCAAGCCGGCGACAACGTGGGCGTGCTGCTGCGCGGCACCAAGCGTGAAGACGTCGAGCGCGGCCAAGTGCTGTGCAAGCCGGGTTCGATCACGCCGCACACCAAGTTCGTGGCCGAAGCCTACATCCTGACCAAGGAAGAAGGCGGCCGTCACACTCCGTTCTTCACCAACTACCGTCCGCAGTTCTACTTCCGCACGACGGACGTGACGGGCATCATCAAGCTGCGCGAAGGCGTGGAAATGATCATGCCGGGCGACAACGCCGAGCTGGACGTCGAGCTGATCACCCCGATCGCCATGGAAGAGAAGCTGCGCTTCGCCATCCGTGAAGGCGGCCGCACCGTCGGCGCCGGCGTCGTCGCGAAGATCGTTGAATAA
- the rpsL gene encoding 30S ribosomal protein S12, with translation MPTINQLIRKPRSPKPVRNKVPALKGCPQRRGVCTRVYTTTPKKPNSALRKVAKVRLTTGIEAVCYIPGEGHNLQEHSVVLIRGGRVKDLPGVRYHILRGVLDTQGVKDRKQRRSLYGAKRPK, from the coding sequence ATGCCTACCATTAACCAGCTCATCCGTAAGCCGCGCTCTCCGAAGCCGGTGCGGAACAAGGTGCCCGCCCTGAAGGGCTGCCCGCAGCGTCGCGGCGTTTGCACCCGCGTTTACACCACGACCCCGAAGAAGCCGAACTCGGCTCTGCGTAAGGTCGCCAAGGTCCGTCTGACCACCGGCATCGAAGCCGTGTGCTACATTCCGGGCGAAGGCCACAACCTGCAGGAGCACTCGGTGGTGCTCATCCGCGGCGGCCGCGTCAAGGACTTGCCCGGCGTCCGCTATCACATCCTGCGCGGCGTCCTCGACACCCAAGGTGTCAAGGATCGTAAGCAGCGTCGTTCGCTCTACGGCGCCAAGCGTCCGAAGTAA
- the fusA gene encoding elongation factor G → MPRTHKIEDYRNFGIMAHIDAGKTTTTERILYYTGKSHKIGEVHDGAATMDWMEQEQERGITITSAATTAFWNEKRLNIIDTPGHVDFTIEVERSLRVLDGAVTVLDGNAGVEPQTETVWRQADKYKVPRIVFVNKMDKIGADFDKSVESIRDRLGAKAVPIQFPIGAESNLKGLVDLVRMKAVVWDNDGLGASYRDEEIPADLMDKAVEARAYLVENAVELDDEAMEAYLGGEEPSIETIKKCIRKAVLTGAFYPILCGSAFKNKGVQPLLDAVVDYLPSPVDIPPTKGIDFKTEEETTRLASDEEPLSVLAFKIMDDPFVGSLTFCRIYSGKMETGMSLLNSTRDKRERVGRMLLMHSNNREDIKEAYAGDIVALAGLKETRTGDTLCDPLKSPVILERMEFPAPVIEIAVEPKSKADQEKLGVALQKLAAEDPSFTVSTDFESGQTILKGMGELHLDIKIDILKRTYKVEANIGAPQVAYRESLGRKVDIDYTHKKQTGGTGQFARVMITFEPGEPGSGFVFESAIVGGAVPKEYIPGVQKGLESVKDSGLLAGFPLIDFKATLTDGKFHDVDSSVLAFEIAARAAFKELREKGAPKLLEPIMKVEVVTPEEYLGSVIGDLNSRRGMIQGQDMRGNATVVNAYVPLANMFGYVNTLRGMSQGRAQFSMVYDHYDPVPQHVADEVIKKYA, encoded by the coding sequence ATGCCCCGCACGCATAAAATCGAAGACTACCGCAACTTCGGCATCATGGCCCACATCGACGCGGGCAAGACGACGACGACCGAGCGGATCCTTTATTACACCGGTAAGTCGCACAAGATCGGTGAAGTTCACGATGGCGCCGCCACCATGGACTGGATGGAGCAGGAGCAAGAGCGCGGCATCACGATCACGTCGGCCGCGACGACCGCTTTCTGGAACGAAAAGCGCCTCAACATCATCGACACCCCCGGGCACGTCGACTTCACCATCGAAGTCGAGCGCTCGCTGCGCGTCCTCGACGGCGCCGTGACGGTGCTTGACGGTAACGCCGGCGTCGAGCCGCAGACCGAAACCGTCTGGCGCCAGGCCGACAAGTACAAGGTTCCGCGGATCGTGTTCGTCAACAAGATGGACAAGATCGGCGCCGACTTCGACAAGTCGGTCGAGTCGATCCGCGACCGTCTGGGCGCGAAGGCCGTTCCGATCCAATTCCCGATCGGCGCCGAGTCGAACCTGAAGGGCCTCGTGGACCTCGTCCGCATGAAGGCCGTGGTCTGGGACAACGACGGCCTGGGCGCTTCCTACCGTGACGAAGAAATCCCCGCCGACCTGATGGACAAGGCCGTCGAGGCCCGCGCCTATCTGGTCGAGAACGCCGTCGAGCTCGACGACGAGGCCATGGAAGCCTATCTGGGCGGCGAAGAGCCCTCGATCGAAACGATCAAGAAGTGCATTCGTAAGGCCGTTCTGACCGGCGCGTTCTATCCGATCCTCTGCGGCTCGGCCTTCAAGAACAAGGGCGTGCAGCCCCTGCTCGACGCCGTCGTCGACTACCTGCCGTCGCCGGTGGACATCCCGCCGACCAAGGGCATCGACTTCAAGACCGAAGAAGAGACCACCCGTCTGGCCTCGGACGAAGAGCCGCTGTCGGTTCTGGCGTTCAAGATCATGGACGACCCCTTCGTCGGTTCGCTGACCTTCTGCCGCATCTACTCGGGCAAGATGGAAACCGGCATGTCGCTGCTGAACTCGACGCGCGACAAGCGCGAGCGCGTCGGCCGCATGCTGCTGATGCACAGCAACAACCGCGAAGACATCAAGGAAGCCTATGCCGGCGACATCGTCGCCTTGGCTGGCCTGAAGGAAACCCGCACGGGTGACACCCTGTGCGATCCGCTGAAGTCGCCGGTCATCCTGGAGCGCATGGAATTCCCGGCTCCGGTTATCGAAATCGCCGTCGAGCCCAAGTCGAAGGCCGACCAGGAGAAGCTGGGCGTCGCCCTGCAGAAGCTGGCCGCCGAAGACCCGTCCTTCACCGTCTCGACCGACTTCGAAAGCGGTCAGACGATCCTTAAGGGCATGGGCGAGCTGCACCTCGACATCAAGATCGACATCCTGAAGCGGACCTACAAGGTCGAAGCCAACATCGGCGCGCCGCAGGTGGCCTATCGTGAATCGCTGGGCCGCAAGGTCGACATCGACTACACGCACAAGAAGCAGACCGGTGGTACGGGCCAGTTCGCCCGCGTCATGATCACCTTCGAGCCGGGCGAGCCGGGTTCGGGCTTCGTGTTCGAAAGCGCGATCGTCGGCGGCGCCGTGCCGAAGGAATACATCCCCGGCGTCCAGAAGGGCCTGGAATCGGTCAAGGACAGCGGTCTGCTGGCCGGCTTCCCGCTGATCGACTTCAAGGCGACCCTGACGGACGGCAAGTTCCACGACGTCGACTCGTCGGTCCTGGCCTTCGAAATCGCCGCCCGCGCCGCCTTCAAGGAGCTGCGCGAAAAGGGCGCTCCGAAGCTGCTCGAGCCGATCATGAAGGTCGAGGTCGTGACGCCGGAAGAATATCTGGGCTCGGTCATCGGCGACCTGAACAGCCGCCGTGGCATGATCCAGGGGCAAGACATGCGCGGCAACGCGACTGTCGTGAACGCCTACGTCCCGCTGGCCAACATGTTCGGTTACGTGAACACCCTGCGGGGCATGTCGCAAGGCCGCGCTCAGTTCAGCATGGTCTACGACCACTACGATCCGGTGCCGCAACACGTCGCCGACGAAGTGATCAAGAAGTACGCCTAA
- a CDS encoding FABP family protein yields the protein MRDFPDDIFTEPEDVDPDTLANLGPLRRLAGVWEGLKGVDLNPKADGPERREFLERIEMQPIDPQANGPQLLYGLRYHVHIVASDEESTFHDQIGYWLWEPATGLIMQTLALPRGQTALAGGQASPDGAGILVRAERGAPGYGICSTDFLEWAFRTDSYELDVRFEADGGWSYVSTTMLKVRGRDEPFRHVDRNTLHKVAEPRPNPLARIATGEATLAEAHGFVTLAGR from the coding sequence ATGCGCGATTTTCCCGACGACATCTTCACCGAACCGGAAGACGTTGATCCCGACACCCTCGCCAATCTGGGTCCTCTGCGGCGGCTGGCGGGTGTCTGGGAGGGTCTCAAGGGCGTGGACCTGAACCCGAAGGCCGACGGTCCCGAGCGTCGCGAGTTCCTCGAGCGCATCGAGATGCAGCCGATCGACCCGCAGGCCAACGGTCCGCAGCTGCTCTATGGTCTGCGCTATCACGTCCATATCGTGGCCTCTGACGAAGAGAGCACCTTCCACGACCAGATCGGTTACTGGCTGTGGGAGCCGGCGACGGGTCTGATCATGCAGACGCTGGCGCTGCCCCGGGGGCAGACGGCGCTGGCCGGCGGTCAGGCGTCGCCGGATGGAGCCGGTATTCTGGTGCGGGCCGAGCGCGGCGCGCCGGGCTACGGCATCTGCTCGACCGACTTCCTGGAGTGGGCGTTCCGCACGGACTCTTACGAGTTGGACGTTCGCTTCGAGGCCGACGGCGGCTGGTCCTATGTCTCGACCACGATGCTCAAGGTGCGGGGCCGAGACGAGCCATTCCGGCATGTCGACCGCAACACCCTGCACAAGGTCGCCGAACCCAGGCCCAACCCCTTGGCGCGGATCGCGACGGGAGAGGCGACTCTGGCCGAGGCGCACGGCTTCGTCACGCTGGCCGGGCGCTAG
- a CDS encoding efflux RND transporter periplasmic adaptor subunit — MVARDRPDQGFRAVRPAPMTTRYLIATALVCAGVGLTACGGKKDASAEKAPAAASARTVSVGSVETRPLGGGVEASGLLVSREEAAVGSELTGYRVARLYADEGDWVRAGQPLVQLDDTLLRAQIDQQAAVTAQAQAEAARVSGLDGQGVLSQEQIETRRYQAKAQEAALKELRTRASRMTITAPVSGRVLSRGVQPGQIAGGGTSPWFTIARDGLVELEAEVNEANLGGIRPGQSVAVSLPAGQALTGVVRLVSPRVDSANRLGKVRIRLPVRPDLRPGGFGRATFGASGAPVTAVPESAIRYEADGLFLMTVDSNNRAHQVAVKIGQKGGGWAQLVQGPPAGTRIVLGGASFVTDGDVVRPAPAQQATR; from the coding sequence ATGGTCGCCCGAGACCGTCCCGACCAAGGCTTCCGCGCAGTGAGACCCGCTCCGATGACGACCCGCTATCTGATCGCCACCGCCTTGGTCTGCGCTGGGGTGGGATTGACCGCCTGCGGCGGCAAGAAGGACGCCTCCGCCGAAAAGGCGCCCGCCGCCGCCTCGGCTCGAACCGTCAGCGTCGGCAGCGTTGAGACCCGCCCGCTCGGGGGCGGAGTCGAAGCGTCCGGCCTCTTGGTCTCCCGCGAGGAAGCCGCTGTGGGTTCGGAGCTGACAGGCTACCGCGTGGCGCGGCTCTACGCCGACGAGGGCGATTGGGTCCGGGCCGGCCAGCCGCTGGTGCAGTTGGACGACACCCTCCTCCGCGCCCAGATCGATCAGCAGGCCGCCGTGACCGCCCAGGCCCAGGCCGAGGCGGCGCGGGTGTCCGGCCTCGACGGCCAGGGCGTACTGAGCCAGGAGCAGATCGAAACCCGTCGCTACCAGGCCAAGGCCCAGGAAGCGGCGCTGAAGGAGCTGCGGACTCGCGCCTCGCGGATGACGATCACCGCGCCCGTCAGCGGCCGGGTGCTATCGCGCGGCGTCCAGCCGGGCCAGATCGCGGGTGGCGGGACCTCACCCTGGTTCACCATCGCCCGAGACGGCCTAGTCGAGCTGGAGGCCGAGGTGAACGAAGCCAACCTCGGCGGCATACGCCCCGGGCAGTCAGTGGCCGTCTCACTGCCCGCTGGACAAGCATTGACGGGCGTCGTGCGCCTGGTCAGCCCGCGAGTCGACAGCGCCAACCGCCTTGGCAAGGTCCGCATCCGCCTGCCCGTCCGCCCCGATCTGCGCCCCGGCGGCTTTGGCCGCGCCACCTTCGGAGCCTCAGGCGCGCCGGTGACCGCCGTGCCGGAATCGGCGATCCGCTATGAGGCCGACGGCCTGTTCCTGATGACGGTCGACAGCAACAACCGCGCCCATCAGGTGGCGGTGAAGATCGGCCAAAAAGGCGGGGGCTGGGCCCAGCTGGTCCAAGGCCCGCCTGCGGGCACGCGGATCGTCCTCGGCGGAGCCTCGTTCGTCACCGACGGCGACGTCGTGCGTCCCGCGCCGGCCCAGCAGGCGACGCGCTGA
- the rpsG gene encoding 30S ribosomal protein S7 produces the protein MSRRRRAEKRQVLPDPKFGDLVVTKFMNYVMYEGKKAVAENIIYGAFDILEAKRKDQGPLETFHSALDNVAPAIEVRSRRVGGATYQVPVEVRPDRRRALAIRWLVTAARKRGENTMTEKLAGELLDASNNRGSAVKKREDTHKMAEANRAFSHYRW, from the coding sequence ATGTCCCGCCGCCGTCGCGCCGAGAAACGCCAAGTCCTGCCGGATCCCAAGTTTGGGGATCTGGTCGTCACGAAGTTCATGAACTACGTGATGTACGAGGGCAAAAAAGCCGTCGCCGAAAACATCATCTATGGTGCTTTCGACATCCTGGAAGCCAAGCGTAAGGACCAAGGTCCGCTTGAAACCTTCCACTCTGCTCTGGACAACGTCGCTCCGGCGATCGAAGTCCGCTCGCGCCGCGTCGGCGGCGCCACGTACCAAGTGCCGGTTGAAGTCCGTCCGGACCGTCGCCGCGCCCTGGCCATCCGTTGGCTGGTGACCGCCGCTCGTAAGCGCGGTGAAAACACCATGACCGAAAAGCTGGCTGGTGAGCTGCTCGACGCCTCGAACAACCGCGGCAGCGCCGTGAAGAAGCGCGAAGACACCCACAAGATGGCTGAAGCCAACCGGGCGTTCTCGCACTACCGCTGGTAA
- a CDS encoding alpha/beta fold hydrolase gives MTRKILAAVALALFLPWSAQAAEWPTKTGDFIARDVAFKSGETLAEVRMRYTTLGTPHRNAKGEIDNAVMVLHGTGGSGRNFLVPMFADELYGPGQPLDLATTYVILPDNIGHGGSSKPSDGLRMAFPRYDYDDMVALQHRLLVEGLGVKRLKLILGTSMGCMHAFVWGETYPGFAERLAPFACNAVALAGRNRMWRKMAIDAIRADPAWMGGNYTTQPLAGLRTVIDLLILAGANPVAQQAQYPTREATEKALDQAFNARIGAIDANDALYYIDASRNYDPSPALEKITVPVLWVNSADDFINPPELGLAEQLVKRMPKARFVLIPASTETRGHGTHTAAKFWKADLAKLLAQ, from the coding sequence ATGACCCGTAAGATCCTCGCCGCCGTGGCGCTCGCCCTGTTCCTTCCCTGGTCCGCGCAGGCCGCTGAGTGGCCGACAAAGACCGGTGACTTCATCGCCCGAGACGTCGCCTTCAAATCGGGCGAGACGCTGGCGGAGGTGCGGATGCGCTACACCACGCTGGGCACGCCGCACCGGAACGCCAAGGGCGAGATCGACAACGCGGTGATGGTGCTGCACGGCACGGGCGGTTCGGGCCGAAACTTCCTGGTCCCGATGTTCGCCGATGAACTCTATGGCCCCGGTCAGCCGCTGGACCTGGCGACCACCTACGTGATCTTGCCCGACAACATCGGGCATGGCGGATCATCCAAACCCAGCGATGGGCTGCGCATGGCCTTCCCGCGCTACGACTACGACGACATGGTCGCGCTGCAGCATCGACTGCTGGTCGAGGGCCTGGGCGTCAAGCGCCTGAAGCTGATCCTCGGAACCTCGATGGGCTGCATGCACGCCTTTGTCTGGGGTGAAACCTATCCAGGCTTCGCCGAGCGCCTGGCGCCGTTCGCGTGCAACGCCGTCGCCCTGGCCGGCCGTAACCGCATGTGGCGCAAAATGGCGATCGACGCCATTCGCGCCGACCCGGCCTGGATGGGCGGCAACTACACGACCCAGCCCCTGGCGGGCCTGCGCACCGTCATAGACCTGCTGATCCTGGCGGGCGCGAACCCTGTCGCGCAGCAGGCTCAGTATCCGACGCGCGAGGCGACCGAAAAGGCCTTGGACCAGGCGTTCAACGCGCGGATCGGGGCGATCGACGCCAATGACGCGCTCTACTACATCGACGCATCGCGGAACTATGACCCCTCCCCGGCCCTGGAGAAGATCACCGTGCCGGTGCTGTGGGTGAACTCCGCAGACGACTTCATCAATCCGCCGGAGCTCGGGCTCGCCGAACAGCTCGTCAAGCGCATGCCCAAGGCTCGCTTCGTGCTGATCCCGGCGTCGACTGAAACCAGGGGCCATGGCACGCATACGGCGGCGAAGTTCTGGAAGGCGGATCTGGCCAAGCTGCTTGCGCAGTAG